In the genome of Angustibacter luteus, one region contains:
- a CDS encoding DMT family transporter has protein sequence MGTMTQNRRSALAIGITVLLWASAFVAIRHVGDDVSPGALTLGRCLVASLVLGGLLLARRRREGAVAAPRPTRAQWVRLVVCGVLWFGAYNVALNAAEQRVDAGTAAMLVNVGPILIAVLAGLLLGEGFPQRLLVGSLVAFAGVVLIGVSTSTADSTDGWGVVLCLAAAVAYAVAVIAQKPLLAALPALQVTWIACTIGGLCCLPFAADLWRDLTAAGPSAAWWVLYLGIFPTAIAFTTWAYALARSSAGRLGSTTYLVPPLAIALGWLLLDETPPIGAVAGGAVCLLGVALSRRRPAAPPVVGAAPVGASREAEA, from the coding sequence ATGGGAACCATGACGCAGAACCGCCGCTCCGCCCTGGCCATCGGGATCACCGTGCTGCTGTGGGCGTCGGCCTTCGTCGCCATCCGGCACGTCGGGGACGACGTCTCGCCCGGTGCGCTGACCCTGGGCCGGTGCCTGGTGGCCAGCCTGGTGCTCGGCGGGCTGCTGCTCGCGCGGCGTCGGCGCGAGGGCGCCGTTGCCGCCCCGCGGCCCACGCGGGCGCAGTGGGTACGCCTGGTGGTGTGCGGCGTCCTGTGGTTCGGGGCGTACAACGTGGCGCTGAACGCTGCGGAGCAGCGGGTGGACGCCGGGACGGCGGCGATGCTGGTCAACGTCGGACCGATCCTGATCGCGGTGCTGGCCGGGCTGTTGCTCGGCGAGGGCTTCCCGCAGCGGCTCCTGGTCGGCAGCCTGGTCGCCTTCGCCGGCGTCGTGCTGATCGGGGTCTCGACCTCGACCGCCGACTCCACGGACGGGTGGGGGGTCGTGCTCTGCCTGGCCGCTGCCGTCGCCTACGCCGTCGCGGTGATCGCGCAGAAGCCGCTGCTGGCTGCCTTGCCTGCCCTGCAGGTGACGTGGATCGCGTGCACGATCGGCGGCCTGTGCTGCTTGCCGTTCGCCGCCGACCTGTGGCGCGACCTGACGGCGGCCGGTCCGTCGGCCGCGTGGTGGGTGCTCTACCTGGGGATCTTCCCGACGGCCATCGCCTTCACCACCTGGGCGTACGCGCTGGCCCGCAGCTCGGCGGGGCGGCTCGGCTCCACCACCTACCTGGTGCCGCCGCTCGCCATCGCCCTGGGCTGGCTGCTGCTCGACGAGACGCCGCCGATCGGTGCGGTGGCCGGGGGCGCGGTGTGCCTGCTCGGGGTGGCCCTGTCCCGGCGGCGACCGGCGGCACCGCCCGTGGTCGGTGCGGCGCCTGTCGGTGCTTCGCGGGAGGCTGAGGCATGA
- a CDS encoding histidine phosphatase family protein has translation MTVAVVFETHATTVDNERGAATGWLPGELSGAGREQAAELGRRRLGDGIDAVFTSDLARAVQTTELAFAGRLPVLQDWRLRECDYGDWNGAGRDVVLADRLVHLDLPYPGGESWRQATARVAGLLADLPTRWSGRRVLVVGHVATRYGLEVALRGRSLEQLLSTEFGWQPGWEYEVG, from the coding sequence GTGACCGTCGCTGTCGTGTTCGAGACCCATGCGACGACCGTCGACAACGAGCGGGGGGCGGCGACCGGGTGGCTGCCGGGGGAGCTGTCCGGGGCCGGCCGGGAGCAGGCGGCCGAGCTGGGCCGGCGACGGCTGGGCGACGGGATCGACGCCGTCTTCACCTCGGACCTCGCCCGCGCCGTGCAGACCACCGAGCTGGCCTTCGCGGGCCGGCTGCCCGTGCTGCAGGACTGGCGGCTGCGTGAGTGCGACTACGGGGACTGGAACGGCGCGGGCCGCGACGTCGTCCTCGCAGACCGGCTCGTCCACCTCGACCTCCCCTACCCGGGCGGGGAGAGCTGGCGCCAGGCAACCGCCCGGGTGGCCGGGCTGCTCGCCGACCTGCCGACCCGCTGGTCCGGACGGCGGGTGCTGGTGGTCGGCCACGTCGCCACCCGGTACGGGCTGGAGGTCGCACTGCGCGGACGCTCGCTCGAGCAGCTGCTGAGCACCGAGTTCGGGTGGCAGCCCGGCTGGGAGTACGAGGTGGGCTGA
- a CDS encoding bifunctional diguanylate cyclase/phosphodiesterase — protein sequence MGEHEPPTSSVGRVFVSFAALMLVVVVAMGVLLSTSFRAGAEQRALTAARSQAQMIGSNRIEPALKGQPATQHLGTDVIATLDQLSGRLKDDGRILRLRLRSPNGQVVFSDDGTGFGDAADGEALEAAEGHVEAELTRLNADDDRGALGVRAVEVYQPLADGALGVLEIYLPYAPIAAEVQAGVGRLYRDLSIGLGVLYLVLVGLALTTTRRLRQSATRNAYLAEHDPLTELANRRGFALAIERVTADPARPGGAVAVIDLDRFKEVNDSLGHHNGDALLLALSVRLQAAVGPHDLVARLGGDEFGIVLPRITDDAAAHRVLRQVLHELSAPLTLSGIALEPEASAGFVLIGEDGDDAATLLRRADIAMYAAKVRSAGVMRFERAQDHYDPERLAMVGELGRAMAQDELVLHFQPKVALDSGEVTGVEALLRWQHPRHGLLFPDRFLPLAEQTGLIDPLTDWVLDRALRQLTALGLPPQARVSVNVSARNLGQQPFADRVLDALGRNGIAAERLVLEITETAAFADLERASAVLRSLDEAGIAISLDDFGQGHTSIGHLSTLHLSELKIDRAFVGDMLTDLAHGAIVRSLVELAHNLGLTVVAEGVEDDDTREALRDLGCDEGQGYGIGRPVPAAQLTEWLSRNRHEPAAR from the coding sequence GTGGGAGAGCACGAGCCACCGACGTCCTCGGTCGGCCGCGTCTTCGTGTCGTTCGCGGCGTTGATGCTGGTCGTCGTCGTCGCCATGGGCGTACTCCTGAGCACGTCCTTCCGGGCCGGCGCCGAGCAGCGGGCCCTGACCGCCGCCCGCAGCCAGGCGCAGATGATCGGCAGCAACCGGATCGAGCCCGCCCTGAAGGGCCAGCCGGCGACGCAGCACCTGGGCACGGACGTCATCGCCACCCTCGACCAACTCTCGGGCCGGCTGAAGGACGACGGCCGCATCCTGCGGCTGCGCCTGCGCTCACCCAACGGCCAGGTCGTCTTCTCGGACGACGGCACGGGCTTCGGGGATGCGGCCGACGGCGAGGCCCTCGAGGCCGCCGAGGGCCACGTCGAGGCCGAGCTCACCCGGCTCAACGCGGACGACGACCGCGGCGCCCTGGGCGTCCGGGCCGTCGAGGTCTACCAGCCGCTGGCCGACGGGGCGCTGGGCGTCCTGGAGATCTACCTGCCGTACGCGCCGATCGCCGCCGAGGTGCAGGCCGGTGTCGGCCGGCTCTACCGGGACCTGAGCATCGGGCTGGGCGTCCTCTACCTCGTGCTGGTCGGCCTGGCGCTGACCACAACCCGTCGGCTGCGGCAGTCGGCCACCCGCAACGCCTACCTCGCCGAGCACGACCCGCTGACCGAGCTCGCGAACCGTCGCGGGTTCGCCCTGGCCATCGAGCGCGTCACCGCGGATCCCGCTCGCCCCGGTGGGGCCGTGGCGGTGATCGACCTCGACCGGTTCAAGGAGGTCAACGACTCGCTCGGTCACCACAACGGCGACGCGCTGCTGCTCGCCCTCAGCGTCCGCCTGCAGGCCGCCGTCGGACCGCACGACCTGGTGGCCCGGCTCGGCGGGGACGAGTTCGGCATCGTGCTGCCGCGGATCACCGACGACGCGGCCGCCCATCGCGTGCTGCGCCAGGTGCTGCACGAGCTGAGCGCACCGCTGACCCTGTCCGGCATCGCCCTCGAGCCCGAGGCGAGCGCCGGCTTCGTCCTGATCGGGGAGGACGGCGACGACGCGGCGACCCTGCTGCGCCGGGCCGACATCGCGATGTACGCGGCCAAGGTCCGCAGCGCCGGGGTCATGCGGTTCGAGCGGGCCCAGGACCACTACGACCCCGAGCGGCTGGCCATGGTCGGCGAGCTCGGACGCGCGATGGCGCAGGACGAGCTCGTGCTGCACTTCCAGCCGAAGGTCGCGCTGGACTCCGGTGAGGTCACCGGCGTCGAGGCGCTGCTGCGCTGGCAGCACCCGCGGCACGGCCTGCTCTTCCCGGACCGGTTCCTGCCGCTCGCCGAGCAGACCGGGCTGATCGACCCGTTGACCGACTGGGTGCTGGATCGCGCACTGCGTCAGCTGACTGCCCTCGGCCTGCCGCCGCAGGCGCGGGTGTCGGTGAACGTGTCCGCCCGCAACCTGGGTCAACAGCCCTTCGCGGACCGAGTGCTCGACGCGTTGGGGCGCAACGGGATCGCCGCCGAGCGCCTGGTGCTGGAGATCACCGAGACCGCCGCGTTCGCCGACCTGGAGCGGGCCAGCGCCGTGCTGCGCTCACTGGACGAGGCCGGCATCGCGATCAGCCTCGACGACTTCGGGCAGGGTCACACCTCGATCGGCCACCTGTCGACGCTGCACCTGTCCGAGCTGAAGATCGACCGGGCGTTCGTCGGGGACATGCTGACCGACCTGGCGCACGGCGCGATCGTGCGCTCCCTCGTCGAGCTCGCCCACAACCTCGGCCTGACGGTCGTCGCCGAGGGCGTGGAGGACGACGACACCCGAGAGGCCTTGCGAGACCTGGGGTGCGACGAGGGCCAGGGCTACGGCATCGGCCGTCCCGTCCCCGCCGCCCAGCTGACCGAGTGGCTCAGTAGAAACCGACACGAGCCAGCGGCTCGATGA
- a CDS encoding LLM class flavin-dependent oxidoreductase: MSDYGQDLVFGTFLTPVAASAQHVVDLAVLTEQVGLDLVTVQDHPYQASFADTWTLLSWMAARTSRVRLSPNVANVPLRPPWVLAKSAATLDLLSGGRVELGLGSGGFREAIAAVGGPTLTAAQGVDALVEAIAVIRAAWRPEDRSVRLAGEHHAIAGAHPGPAPAHDIEIWLGAYKPRMLAITGGLADGWLPSAGYAAPETLHDMNAAIDEAAIAAGRQPAYVRRLYNISGSFTGDGSEFLQGPPAVWVEQLADLTLAEGMSTYILGSDDPETIRRFAAEVAPAVRELVEAERSRPAAGAEHTDAPVPLRENHPGQVDVVLPVSGLDVVPTPDDGTRLSDVRLWDESTRPTGPGPDPGREYTAHEQAAGRHLVDVHDHLRSELTQLRDLVDQVATGRGDVGAARSHIAAMTLRQNDWTLGVYCAQYCRVVTGHHSLEDASVFPHLRARDPRLAPVIDRLEEEHHVISDVLERVDAALVALVSEPDGLAAVRGALDLLTDTLLSHLSYEERELIEPLARVGFY; this comes from the coding sequence ATGAGCGACTACGGGCAGGACCTGGTCTTCGGCACCTTTCTCACCCCGGTCGCCGCCAGCGCGCAGCACGTCGTGGACCTCGCCGTCCTCACCGAGCAGGTCGGCCTGGACCTCGTCACCGTGCAGGACCACCCGTACCAGGCATCGTTCGCCGACACCTGGACGCTGCTGTCCTGGATGGCCGCGCGGACCAGCCGGGTGCGCCTGTCACCCAACGTCGCGAACGTGCCGCTGCGCCCGCCCTGGGTGCTCGCCAAGAGCGCGGCGACGCTCGACCTGCTCAGCGGTGGACGGGTCGAGCTCGGCCTCGGCTCCGGTGGCTTCCGGGAGGCGATCGCCGCGGTCGGCGGCCCCACCCTGACCGCCGCCCAAGGGGTCGACGCGCTGGTCGAGGCGATCGCGGTGATCCGGGCCGCCTGGCGCCCGGAGGACAGGTCCGTGCGCCTGGCCGGTGAGCACCACGCCATCGCCGGCGCGCACCCCGGCCCCGCGCCGGCGCACGACATCGAGATCTGGCTCGGCGCCTACAAGCCGCGGATGCTGGCGATCACCGGCGGGCTGGCCGACGGCTGGCTGCCCAGTGCGGGCTACGCAGCGCCCGAGACCCTGCACGACATGAACGCCGCCATCGACGAAGCGGCGATCGCAGCGGGTCGCCAGCCGGCCTACGTCCGGCGGCTCTACAACATCAGCGGCAGCTTCACCGGTGACGGCAGCGAGTTCCTGCAGGGCCCGCCGGCCGTCTGGGTCGAGCAGCTGGCCGACCTCACCCTCGCCGAGGGGATGAGCACCTACATCCTGGGCTCGGACGACCCCGAGACGATCCGCCGGTTCGCCGCGGAGGTCGCCCCCGCCGTCCGCGAGCTGGTCGAGGCCGAGCGCTCCCGGCCGGCGGCCGGCGCCGAGCACACCGATGCGCCGGTTCCGTTGCGCGAGAACCACCCCGGCCAGGTGGACGTCGTCCTGCCGGTCAGCGGCCTGGACGTCGTCCCCACCCCGGACGACGGCACCCGGCTCAGCGACGTCCGGCTGTGGGACGAGTCGACCCGACCCACCGGACCCGGCCCGGATCCGGGCCGCGAGTACACCGCGCACGAGCAGGCCGCCGGCCGGCACCTCGTCGACGTGCACGACCACCTGCGCAGCGAGCTGACCCAGCTGCGCGACCTCGTCGACCAGGTCGCGACGGGGCGCGGGGACGTCGGAGCCGCCCGTTCGCACATCGCGGCGATGACGTTGCGGCAGAACGACTGGACGCTCGGTGTCTACTGCGCGCAGTACTGCCGGGTGGTCACCGGTCACCACAGCCTGGAGGACGCCAGTGTCTTCCCGCACCTGCGCGCCCGCGACCCCCGCCTGGCGCCGGTCATCGACCGGCTCGAGGAGGAGCACCACGTGATCAGCGACGTGCTGGAGCGGGTAGACGCCGCGCTGGTCGCGCTGGTGAGCGAACCGGACGGACTCGCAGCAGTGCGGGGTGCGCTCGACCTGCTGACGGACACCCTGCTCTCGCACCTGTCCTACGAGGAGCGGGAGCTCATCGAGCCGCTGGCTCGTGTCGGTTTCTACTGA
- a CDS encoding VOC family protein, translated as MAVQGVHRITVSVADLDVSLALYRDALGLAELWREGELATLEAPDGTQVLLHEREPAPSLAGVAASLAVDDVDEMTQAAVAAGATMLDAPADQPWGERQSVLLDPDGHVLCLVSPLPPAA; from the coding sequence ATGGCCGTTCAGGGAGTCCACCGGATCACCGTGTCCGTCGCCGACCTCGACGTCTCGCTCGCCCTGTACCGCGACGCCCTCGGCCTGGCCGAGCTATGGCGCGAGGGCGAGCTCGCGACGCTCGAAGCACCGGACGGCACCCAGGTGCTGCTGCACGAGCGCGAACCCGCCCCCAGCCTCGCCGGGGTGGCCGCGAGCCTCGCGGTGGACGACGTGGACGAGATGACGCAGGCCGCCGTCGCAGCCGGGGCGACGATGCTGGACGCGCCCGCCGACCAGCCCTGGGGCGAGCGGCAGTCGGTGCTGCTCGACCCGGACGGCCACGTGCTCTGCCTCGTCTCGCCGCTGCCGCCCGCGGCCTGA
- a CDS encoding methylated-DNA--[protein]-cysteine S-methyltransferase, with amino-acid sequence MSTRTSDLFASLPERDDAVLARLHQRLAARAAADGVLDVAYRTVDSPVGPLLLAATERGLVKVSFEREGHAHVLEQLADDVSPRVLNAPSRLDPVARELDEYFAGRRTRFDLPLDLQLAHGFRRAVIEHLTDIGYGHTASYATVAAAVGNPRAVRAVGSACAKNPLPLVLPCHRVVRSDGSPGQYGGGEAAKLLLIALEAG; translated from the coding sequence ATGAGCACGCGCACCAGCGACCTGTTCGCGTCACTGCCCGAGCGGGACGACGCGGTCCTCGCCCGGCTGCACCAGCGGCTCGCCGCCCGCGCCGCCGCCGACGGCGTGCTGGACGTCGCCTACCGGACGGTCGACTCCCCGGTCGGGCCGCTGCTGCTCGCGGCGACCGAGCGCGGACTGGTCAAGGTGTCCTTCGAGCGCGAGGGGCACGCGCACGTCCTCGAGCAGCTCGCGGACGACGTCAGCCCGCGGGTGCTCAACGCCCCCAGCCGGCTCGACCCCGTGGCGCGCGAGCTCGACGAGTACTTCGCTGGACGCCGGACCCGCTTCGACCTGCCGCTGGACCTGCAGCTGGCGCACGGGTTCCGGCGGGCCGTCATCGAGCACCTGACCGATATCGGCTACGGCCACACGGCCAGCTACGCGACCGTGGCCGCGGCGGTCGGCAACCCGCGCGCGGTACGGGCGGTGGGCAGTGCCTGCGCCAAGAACCCGCTCCCGCTGGTGCTGCCCTGCCACCGGGTGGTGCGCAGCGACGGCTCGCCCGGGCAGTACGGCGGCGGCGAGGCGGCCAAGCTGCTGCTGATCGCGCTGGAGGCCGGGTAG
- a CDS encoding sigma-70 family RNA polymerase sigma factor, producing MSLEPFETVVTRYGPMVLRVCRAVVGPDAADDAWSETFLSALQAYPRLRPDSDVQGWLVTIAHRKAIDQIRAAARRPRPTDTLPERVTEAPAALWESDVWPVLQHLPPKQRACVAYHHLVGLPYAEVAAIVGGTADAARRAAADGIKAMRTAVAAQEVRA from the coding sequence GTGAGCCTCGAACCCTTCGAGACGGTGGTCACCCGGTACGGACCGATGGTGCTGCGGGTGTGCCGCGCCGTCGTCGGCCCGGACGCCGCGGACGACGCCTGGTCCGAGACCTTCCTGTCCGCGCTGCAGGCCTACCCCCGGCTGCGTCCGGACAGCGACGTCCAGGGCTGGCTGGTCACCATCGCGCACCGCAAGGCGATCGACCAGATCCGGGCGGCGGCCCGGCGTCCGCGCCCGACCGACACGCTGCCCGAGCGCGTCACCGAGGCCCCGGCTGCGCTCTGGGAGTCGGACGTGTGGCCGGTCCTGCAGCACCTGCCGCCCAAGCAGCGCGCCTGCGTCGCCTACCACCACCTCGTCGGGCTGCCGTACGCCGAGGTCGCCGCCATCGTCGGCGGGACGGCCGACGCGGCCCGTCGCGCGGCCGCGGACGGCATCAAGGCGATGCGCACCGCCGTTGCCGCACAGGAGGTTCGAGCATGA
- a CDS encoding hemerythrin domain-containing protein: MDITEVILHQHMEQRRMFAMLDEVRDDTETASAIWQRLAILLEVHAEAEELYFYPHLLKLGTGEADADSVEEEVEDAVKDHNKIRDGVRDAAEHRAGSAPWWEAIAKARLENDDHMGEEERQDLADFRLHASLQLRHDIAVQFLRYESQKAAEGITPRDKDPEGYVERNS, from the coding sequence GTGGACATCACTGAGGTGATCCTGCACCAGCACATGGAGCAGCGGCGGATGTTCGCGATGCTCGACGAGGTGCGCGACGACACCGAGACGGCGTCCGCGATCTGGCAGCGGCTCGCGATCTTGCTGGAGGTCCACGCGGAGGCCGAGGAGCTCTACTTCTACCCGCACCTGCTGAAGCTCGGGACGGGCGAGGCGGACGCGGACTCCGTCGAGGAGGAGGTCGAGGACGCGGTCAAGGACCACAACAAGATCCGCGACGGCGTCCGCGACGCGGCCGAGCACCGGGCCGGCAGCGCCCCCTGGTGGGAGGCGATCGCCAAGGCTCGCCTGGAGAACGACGACCACATGGGCGAGGAGGAGCGCCAGGACCTCGCGGACTTCCGGTTGCACGCCTCGCTGCAGCTGCGGCACGACATCGCGGTGCAGTTCCTGCGCTACGAGTCGCAGAAGGCGGCCGAGGGCATCACCCCACGGGACAAGGACCCCGAGGGGTACGTCGAGCGCAACAGCTGA
- a CDS encoding LacI family DNA-binding transcriptional regulator: protein MSEPRRAGGDGKPGPGRTANIFDVARLAGVSHQTVSRVINDLPNVRPSTRARVEQAIAQLQYSPSPAARALVTRRTRSIGLVTPGISDYGPTSIAMHFNFAARAARYNVETVSAPSEDPKAIRAVVDGLLRQRVDAIVLVVVDIAVLELVRSLDLRIPVVAAASAPRRSPMIVSIDQYRGARTAVRHLVELGHTRILHVAGPRTALDAVERVRGWRDELAGHRLEIPEPLFGDWSAASGHRLGSGLDIEPGVAVFVGNDHMTIGLLSALRERGLQVPRDVSVVGFDDVPEAGYLFPPLTTIRQDFATLGEIIMQKVLIAVEEPDTLTEDIPLPTRLVVRQSTRAVDD from the coding sequence ATGAGTGAGCCGCGGCGGGCGGGCGGCGACGGCAAGCCCGGCCCGGGACGCACCGCCAACATCTTCGACGTGGCTCGCCTGGCCGGGGTGTCCCACCAGACCGTCTCGCGCGTCATCAACGACCTGCCCAACGTGCGGCCGTCGACGCGGGCGAGGGTCGAGCAGGCCATCGCGCAGCTGCAGTACAGCCCCTCTCCGGCCGCCCGCGCCCTGGTGACCCGGCGCACTCGGTCGATCGGCCTGGTGACGCCGGGCATCTCGGACTACGGGCCGACCTCGATCGCGATGCACTTCAACTTCGCCGCGCGGGCGGCCCGCTACAACGTGGAGACGGTGAGCGCACCGTCGGAGGACCCCAAGGCGATCCGGGCCGTCGTGGACGGGCTGCTGCGCCAGCGGGTGGACGCGATCGTCCTGGTCGTCGTCGACATCGCCGTGCTCGAGCTGGTGCGCAGCCTGGACCTGCGGATCCCTGTCGTGGCAGCGGCCTCGGCGCCGCGCCGCAGCCCGATGATCGTGTCCATCGACCAGTACCGCGGGGCGCGCACCGCCGTCCGGCACCTCGTCGAGCTGGGGCACACCCGGATCCTGCACGTCGCGGGCCCGAGGACCGCGCTCGACGCCGTCGAGCGGGTGCGGGGCTGGCGGGACGAGCTGGCCGGGCACCGCCTGGAGATCCCCGAGCCGCTCTTCGGCGACTGGTCGGCGGCGAGCGGGCACCGCCTCGGCTCTGGTCTGGACATCGAGCCCGGTGTCGCGGTCTTCGTGGGCAACGACCACATGACCATCGGACTGCTGTCGGCGCTGCGCGAGCGGGGGCTGCAGGTCCCGCGCGACGTCAGCGTGGTCGGTTTCGACGACGTGCCCGAGGCGGGGTACCTCTTCCCGCCGCTGACGACGATCCGGCAGGACTTCGCGACGCTCGGCGAGATCATCATGCAGAAGGTGCTGATCGCGGTCGAGGAACCCGACACCCTCACCGAGGACATCCCGCTGCCGACCCGTCTGGTGGTCCGGCAGTCCACCCGCGCCGTCGACGACTAG
- a CDS encoding sugar ABC transporter ATP-binding protein: MDARPLLELTGATVYFGVDAALDGVDFRMFPGEVHSLMGENGAGKSTLIKAITGALPLSAGVLRLGDGVVTFGTPHDAQRAGVSSVYQEIDLLPNVSVAENIALGREPRRFAMIDWAQMRRRAQEVLSDLGLDIDPASLLGRHSLAVQQLVAIARAISTDVRVLVLDEPTSSLDLDECAELFRVIRDLKQRGVAILFVSHFLDQVYEISDRVTVLRDGKLVGEFLTKELLRIDLVQAMLGRSAESLRAKPRLHVVEDDRRPFLSARGVSVGAGISGADVDLMEGEVLGVAGLLGSGRTELARAITGIDKLDGGIIHIQGQAESFGGPRSAMSLGVVYSSENRRAEGIISELSVMENITLALQAERGMLRRIRSSRQRELALSWIDALDIRPADPDRPAGTLSGGNQQKVLLARLLALSPRVLVLDEPTRGIDIGAKVEVQNLVGELAGNGLSVMFISAELEEVLRVGHRVAILMDGRVVDVVPSDSLNADTLTALVARPDEFDE; encoded by the coding sequence ATGGACGCGCGGCCCCTCCTGGAGCTCACCGGAGCCACCGTCTACTTCGGGGTGGATGCGGCGCTCGACGGGGTCGACTTCCGGATGTTCCCCGGTGAGGTGCACTCGCTCATGGGCGAGAACGGTGCCGGCAAGTCGACGCTGATCAAGGCGATCACCGGTGCGCTCCCGCTGTCCGCCGGGGTCCTGCGGCTCGGTGACGGGGTCGTGACCTTCGGGACGCCGCACGACGCGCAGCGGGCCGGGGTCAGCTCGGTCTACCAGGAGATCGACCTGCTGCCCAACGTCTCGGTGGCGGAGAACATCGCGCTCGGCCGCGAGCCGCGGCGGTTCGCCATGATCGACTGGGCGCAGATGCGGCGGCGGGCGCAGGAGGTGCTGAGCGACCTCGGCCTGGACATCGATCCCGCCTCGCTGCTGGGCCGGCACTCGTTGGCGGTGCAGCAGCTGGTCGCCATCGCCCGCGCCATCTCGACCGACGTCCGGGTACTGGTGCTCGACGAGCCGACGTCGAGCCTGGACCTGGACGAGTGCGCGGAGCTCTTCCGGGTGATCCGTGACCTCAAGCAGCGCGGCGTGGCGATCCTGTTCGTCTCGCACTTCCTCGACCAGGTCTACGAGATCAGCGACCGGGTGACCGTCCTGCGCGACGGCAAGCTGGTGGGCGAGTTCCTGACCAAGGAGCTGCTGCGCATCGACCTGGTGCAGGCGATGCTCGGCCGCAGCGCGGAGTCGCTGCGGGCCAAACCGCGGCTGCACGTGGTCGAGGACGACCGGCGTCCGTTCCTGAGCGCCCGCGGGGTGAGCGTCGGCGCCGGCATCAGCGGCGCGGACGTCGACCTCATGGAGGGCGAGGTGCTCGGGGTGGCCGGGCTCCTCGGCTCCGGTCGCACCGAGCTCGCCCGCGCGATCACGGGGATCGACAAGCTGGATGGGGGGATCATCCACATCCAGGGTCAGGCGGAGAGCTTCGGTGGACCACGGTCGGCGATGTCCCTCGGCGTCGTGTACTCCTCGGAGAACCGGCGGGCCGAGGGCATCATCAGCGAGCTGAGCGTCATGGAGAACATCACGCTCGCGCTGCAGGCCGAGCGCGGGATGCTGCGCCGGATCCGGTCGTCCCGGCAGCGCGAGCTCGCGCTCAGCTGGATCGACGCGCTGGACATCCGTCCCGCGGACCCGGACCGCCCCGCCGGCACGTTGTCCGGCGGCAACCAGCAGAAGGTCCTCCTCGCCCGGCTGCTGGCGCTGTCGCCGCGCGTCCTGGTGCTGGACGAGCCGACCCGCGGGATCGACATCGGCGCCAAGGTCGAGGTGCAGAACCTGGTGGGCGAGCTCGCGGGCAACGGGCTCTCCGTCATGTTCATCTCCGCCGAGCTGGAGGAGGTGCTGCGCGTCGGGCACCGCGTCGCGATCCTGATGGACGGACGCGTCGTGGACGTCGTGCCGTCCGACTCGCTGAACGCCGACACCCTGACCGCGCTGGTGGCACGACCGGACGAGTTCGATGAGTGA
- a CDS encoding ABC transporter permease subunit, which yields MSSITADGRRLAGFPSALRAFLSRRSSLMPTFAAVTIFVLLLVGAQLYFGNFVTPLNMSALLLDNAFLLILAVGMTFVIVTGGIDLSVGSVLALTGILCAKLLSAGVSPYLVVPLTILVGAAIGLVIGVLVQFFDVQPFIASLAGLFLARGLAYVVSLKSVRVEHSGVLWLETKRFAVGQWYITPTGIIALLVVLVGAFVMVATRFGRTIYAVGGNEQSARLMGLEVARTKVLVYVISGACGGLAGLVLTAYSGAGYPRNGIGTELDVIAAVVIGGTLLSGGTGYVLGSMIGVFVYGTIKTVISFMGAEQAWTRIIIGLLLLLFIVVQRVIVVRSERRR from the coding sequence ATGAGCAGCATCACCGCTGACGGCCGGCGCCTCGCGGGGTTCCCCTCGGCGCTCCGCGCGTTCCTGAGCCGCCGCTCCTCGCTGATGCCGACGTTCGCCGCGGTCACGATCTTCGTGCTGCTGCTGGTCGGTGCCCAGCTCTACTTCGGCAACTTCGTCACGCCGTTGAACATGTCGGCGCTGTTGCTGGACAACGCCTTCCTGCTCATCCTCGCGGTGGGGATGACGTTCGTCATCGTCACCGGTGGCATCGACCTGTCCGTGGGGTCGGTGCTGGCGCTGACCGGGATCCTGTGCGCGAAGCTGCTCAGCGCGGGCGTCAGCCCGTACCTGGTGGTGCCGCTGACCATCCTCGTCGGCGCCGCCATCGGGCTGGTCATCGGCGTCCTCGTGCAGTTCTTCGACGTGCAGCCGTTCATCGCCTCGCTGGCCGGTCTGTTCCTGGCGCGTGGGCTCGCCTACGTGGTGAGCCTGAAGTCGGTCCGGGTCGAGCACTCCGGCGTGCTGTGGCTGGAGACGAAGCGGTTCGCCGTCGGCCAGTGGTACATCACGCCGACCGGGATCATCGCGCTGCTGGTCGTCCTCGTCGGCGCCTTCGTCATGGTCGCCACCCGGTTCGGGCGGACCATCTACGCGGTCGGCGGCAACGAGCAGTCCGCGCGGCTGATGGGTCTGGAGGTGGCCCGGACCAAGGTGCTGGTGTACGTGATCAGCGGCGCCTGCGGCGGACTGGCCGGGCTGGTGCTGACCGCGTACTCGGGGGCCGGCTACCCCCGCAACGGGATCGGCACCGAGCTGGACGTGATCGCTGCGGTGGTCATCGGCGGCACGCTGCTGTCCGGCGGCACCGGGTACGTGCTCGGGTCGATGATCGGGGTGTTCGTCTACGGCACCATCAAGACGGTGATCTCCTTCATGGGCGCCGAGCAGGCGTGGACCCGGATCATCATCGGCCTCCTGCTGCTGCTCTTCATCGTCGTCCAACGGGTGATCGTCGTGCGGTCGGAGCGTCGACGATAG